GCATTCTGGCCCTCTTACAGGAGGGACGGGGCTCACAGCGGTGTAGTTCCGAATTCTCTTTCACTGCCCCCCGCAGCGGCACGGACCGTAAGCAAACTGTTCGCCGCGCCCAATCCCGCGAGGGGAGCGTCGGTCACACTCCACTACACGCTCTCCGAAGCAGTTGACAGATTGAGAGTTGGAATCTATGATTTGGCAGGACGGTGCGTGTATTCAGCCTCTCCCGGCGCCTTTGCCGCAAGCGACAACTGGCATACCGTGCAGATCGGCGGTTTCCCGCCCGGTGTGTACTTATGTTGCGTGGAAGCAACCAAGCGGAACGGAGCGAACGAGAGGGTTTTTGCGAAACTGGCTGTCTTGAGGTGACACGGAATGTGAGCGCCTCTGAAGGACCACGGTCGCGGGTGGTCACGTTGACGTAGATTACGGGAGGTTAAGCCAATGCTAACGACAAGAAGTTGCTCGAGGCTGTTGATTACTGCCATCATGCTTCTCGCGATCGGGAGCACAACGTGGCTCGTTTCAACCGCGGACTGCGACGAGGTCACGGGGCTTAGCTTCCTGAAGATCGGCGTCGGGGCACGAGCCGCCGCCATGGGTTCCGCGCAGGTTGCCGTTGCGGCTGACGCCACGTCGCTCTACTGGAATCCTGCCGGTCTCGCATTTGTCGACGGTTGGAACTTGCACGTAAGCCACAACGAATGGCTCCAGGACATGAGGTACGAGTATCTGGCCGCCGCAAAGAGGTGGGGACGCCACGGGCTCGGGCTCAGTTTTTCCGGCCTCTACATGGATGAACTCGACCGATACGACGAGACCGGCCGCTACCTCGGAGGTTTTGGTTTCTACGACATCGCCGTGACCGGGGGATGGGGAATGACCGTGAAACCTGGAGTCTACGTCGGCTCTTCGGTCAGAATGCTGGTTGAGCAGATCGACGACGTGACCGCGAGGGGTTTCGCAATGGACTTCGGGGCAAGATACGAGACACCCGTCCCGAACCTTTCGCTCGGTGCAGGGATATTCAACGTCGGCCCGAAGATGAAATTCGACGTCGAGGAGTTCGACATTCCTCGGACCATCAGCTGCGGTGCGGCATACACTCTTCCGCTGGCACAGTGGAGCGGCAGCCTGCTCATGGCAGCCGATCTCGTTTCGTACAGAGGGGAAGACGTCAAGACGCACGTGGGCGCAGAATATAATTTCAGAAATCTTGCCTCGGTGGCGGTTGGGTACAAGTTCGGTTACGACGTTGAAGGATTCTCTGCTGGGGTAGGCGTGTCGAGGGGTTCACTCTCTCTGGGCTACGCTTACTCGGCCGTGGGATCCGAGCTCGGCGACGCGCACAGAGTCTCGCTGAGCTACACTCTGCGTTGACGCTCGGCGCACCCGCGGACGGTTCCGCCGGCGAATCCACGCGCAGACGGGGCAGATGACGCAGAAGACGGGTAAGCGATCCGAGCTTCCGCTACCATCGCAGCGGCCACGCCATTCTTCTGACCTGTCCTCCCTCCATCACAAGGTAGGAAAGGCTCTCTATCCAATCGCCCACGATGAAGAACTTTCTTCCTCCGTGTTCTCTTTCGTACGGCAGGTGCACGTGACCCATCACCACCAGGTCGAGTCCCCTCTCAAATTTCTTCAGTGCGACCTCGCGAAAGAGTTTTTCGGCGATGAGCTTCATCTCGGCCACGGAGGTCTTCCTCCCGAGACGCGAACACGCCAGGGCGAAGGGGACGGCGACGTCCGGATGGATCAGTCTGTACAGAGCCACGTTGATCTTGGATCTGAGAATCTTCTTGAGAATCTTGTATCCTACGTCGCCGGTCGCCAGCCCGTCGCCGTGAGACAGAAACACGCGTTTGCCCTGGATTTCGCACTCGATAGAATCGGCGCAGACAGTCGCGCCGAGTTCTCTCTCCAGAAAGTTCCCCATCCAGAAGTCGTGGTTTCCTGCGAGGAAGACGATCGGACACCCGGCGCCTTTGAGCTCGTAGAGCTTTGCAAGGACTTCGATGTGAATCTTGGGCACACCGTGTTTGAACTCGAACCAGAAGTCGAAGAGATCACCCAGGACATACAGCGACGCCCCGTCGCGCGCCACTTCGTCAAGCAGGCAGAGCAGAGCAGGGACCGTGCGCTTCTCGAGTTCTTCGTTCGCCCCGAGATGTGCGTCGGCAACGAAGTATACTTTGTTCGTCATTGCTGCAGCACTTGCGGTCGTCATCGGCGGTAGTATAGCAGAGTGTGGAGACGTTGACAAACAGAGGAGTTCTTCCGTCGGGCGCGGGTTCGACGCTTGTGGCGCCGTTTCAGTGCTTGACACGTACCCGCAGAGCATCTAAGCTCCAAAATGGTTGATCCCGTCTCTTGGGGAAGGAGGGTCACAAATGTCTTCACTCTGGGAGAGAATCAGAAAAGGCGTCACAGAATTCTATACGTCGACCGCAGAAAAGACCGACGAACTGGCGAAGGTGAGTGTAAGGCAGCTCGACATAGTCGGTGTGAGAAGAAACATCGGCCACGAGATGGCAGATCTGGGTGGCCGGGTCTATCACATGATTGTTGAGGAAAACAACAACGACATCGCCCAGGATCCCGAGGTCAAGCAGCACATCGATTCCGTAAAAAGACTCGATGTGTTCCTGAAAGAAAAAGAGCAGGAAATAGAAAGCATCAAGAAGGCCGCCCGCGAGAAGAGGAGAGGTTCCTGTTGAAGAGACGGGACATTACGGTACTCGTCGTGCCTCACGGAAACTCCAAGATCAGGAGCTACAGGATTCCCGTTGTCTGGGTCAAGCCCCTCCTGATACTCGTTCCCGCGGCGCTCATATTTTGCTTTTTCCTGGTGGGAAGCTCGCTCAATTTGATGTCCGTCGGGCATTCGTTGCGCGGTTCACGAAACGAAAGCCTCACTCTCCGCGGCAAACTCGAGGCGATTTCGAGCGCCGTTGAAGAGCTGCGCGGCACGTTGTCGAGGAACCTCGAGTTCGAAAAGAGAGCGCGCGTGCTCGCGGATCTCGGACCCATCGACGAAGACGTGCGTCTGATGGGCGTGGGCGGCCCCGAGCCGGCCGTTCTCGAGCCGTCTTCCGCGTCTGACCGCGTTCTTGCAGAGGACGTTAAGACGACAGAAATGGAGCTCGACGAGCTCATCAGGCAGACCCGGCTCCAGACCGAAAGCCTCACCGAGGTGGTCACGAAGTTTGAAGAACGCCGGGACCTCTGGAATCACACTCCCTCCATCTGTCCCGTGCCCGGCGGTTTCATGTCCAGCGGGTTCGGTGCGAGGATCGACCCGTTTACGGGCTCGAGATCCTTTCACGAGGGGGTGGACATTTGTGCGCCGAGAGGCACGCAGGTTCTTGCGACCGCGGACGGAACAGTCAGATTCGCGAGCAGGCACGCCGGCTACGGGCTGATGCTCGGTATTGATCACGGTAATGGAATCACTACGTGGTACGCGCACGTCGACGGCATCAACGTGGCGAACGGTCAGTCGGTGAGAAGAAATCAGATCGTCGCCACGGTCGGAACTTCAGGACGCGTAACGGCCCCACACGTTCATTACGAAGTGCACACCAATCTGAAGCCGGTGGACCCATTGCGGTACATATTGCCGGCAAACGCGGTGGTGGACTAGGGGCGTGACACACCCGGTCGCCGCTCGCCTGCTTTCCGCGGAATCGTCCGCCGCTCATCTTGCCGTAACGCGCGGGAGGGCTCGCCCCCTGTGATAATCGTGAGTGCGTGTCTCGCCGGTGTTGCCTGTAGATACGATGGGAAGAGCTGCCCGGACGAGGGCGTGATTTCTCTCGTGAAGGCGGGCCGGGCGCTGCCGGTCTGCCCGGAGCAGCTTGGCGGCCTGTGTACTCCGAGGGAACCCGCCGAAATACAACACGGGGATGGAGCGGACGTTCTCGCGGGGAGGACGATCGTGCTTGACAGAGCCGGTCGAGATGTCACCGGTCATTTCATGAAGGGCGCGACCGAGGTGTTGCGGCTTGCGAAACTGGTTGCGGCCACCGAAGCAATCGTGAGGGCCGAGAGCCCGTCTTGCGGCAGCGGGAAGATAAGCTCGCGAGGAGAGCTGGTGCCCGGAGACGGGGTGACGGTTTCCCTCTTGAAACAACATGGCATCAACGTAAGTGCGAGATGAGGGTGAAGTAGTGAAGATCCGTCGTTCGACATCTCGGCGTCCCGTGCGATTCGAATTCCGGTTTGTCTTGTTTCTCGCGGCGATCCTTTTCTTTCTCTTTCCGGCCGAGGCTCACTCCGGTCTCACGGTGAGCAGCATCAGGCATTGGATCGCTCCGGACCACACTCGGATAGTGATCGACCTCTCTGGAAAGCCGAAGTTCAGGTACGGACGTCTCTCGAATCCTGCCAGAATTGTGATTGACCTGGCGGACACCAAGTTTGCCTCCTCGGTTCGGGAGCTCCAAGTTTCGAACGGCCTTGTCGAGAAAGTCAGAATCAACCCTCTTCCCAAGCGTACGGCCCAGATTGTGGTTGATCTGGTCAAGGAGACCGAGTTCAGCGTCTTCTATCTGAAGAAGGCCGCGGGCAGGCCGCATCGCATCGTCGTCGACGTCAAGAACCCGGTCGAGGTCCAAGTGAAGACGGAGGCGAAAGAGACGCTCGGGAAGCTCAAGGAAAAGACTGTCCGCATCGTGGTCATTGATCCCGGCCACGGAGGCGAAGATCCGGGAGCCGTCGGGCCGCGCGGCATTAAGGAGAAGGACGTCTGTCTCAAGATTGCGCGCGACTTGAAGACGAACATCGACCAGATGGACGGTATGAAGGCGTTTCTTACGCGGACGGGCGATTACTTTGTTCCCCTGAGAAAACGTACTCAGATTGCAAAGGGGCTTGGCGCCGACGTCTTCATCAGTCTTCACGCAAACGCTTCTCGCAGCAAGCGAGCCTACGGAACCGAGGTCTTCTTTCTTTCCGCCTCCGGTGCCACCGATGAAGCCGCGAGAGAGGTGGCGATTCGGGAAAACGAGGCGGACCTGGCCGGCGGCATCGCGCCCGAAGCCGAAGACGACATTGTCTCGATCCTGACGGACCTGAAGCAGTCGAACACGCTTGTGAGAAGCTCAGAGCTGGCCGAGAAGATCATGGACTCTCTGGGACGCCATCACAAACTAGTGACACGAGGAGTGAAACAGGCCCGATTCACGGTCCTGAAGTCCGCCGACTTTCCGTCTGTTCTTGCGGAGATCGCCTTCATTTCGAATGCCAGCGAGGCGACGCTCCTGAAGTCGGACGAGTTCCACGACGACGTTGCCACTTTGCTTGCGGGCGCCCTCAGAGACTACTGCATGGTGTACGCCTCTCTGGGTTCGCCGTCCGGTACGGTGACGGAGTAAACTCCCTGCGAACGTGAGAGAGTGCGCACCATCGTGGAAGGGTGACGGCACTCCGCGAGGATGACTTGAGCAGTTTGGCAGCGTTCGACAGATGGCTTTTCCACCTGATCAATCAAAGGACCGCCAACCCCATTTGTGATGTTGTGATGCCGGTCATCACGAACGGGGCATTCTTAATCGTCCCGCTCGCGGTGCTGTGGCCTTTTCTCTTTTGGAAGGCCGGGAGGAGAGGCCGGATAGTCGCGCTTCTGA
This Candidatus Eisenbacteria bacterium DNA region includes the following protein-coding sequences:
- a CDS encoding PorV/PorQ family protein; the protein is MLTTRSCSRLLITAIMLLAIGSTTWLVSTADCDEVTGLSFLKIGVGARAAAMGSAQVAVAADATSLYWNPAGLAFVDGWNLHVSHNEWLQDMRYEYLAAAKRWGRHGLGLSFSGLYMDELDRYDETGRYLGGFGFYDIAVTGGWGMTVKPGVYVGSSVRMLVEQIDDVTARGFAMDFGARYETPVPNLSLGAGIFNVGPKMKFDVEEFDIPRTISCGAAYTLPLAQWSGSLLMAADLVSYRGEDVKTHVGAEYNFRNLASVAVGYKFGYDVEGFSAGVGVSRGSLSLGYAYSAVGSELGDAHRVSLSYTLR
- a CDS encoding N-acetylmuramoyl-L-alanine amidase — translated: MSSIRHWIAPDHTRIVIDLSGKPKFRYGRLSNPARIVIDLADTKFASSVRELQVSNGLVEKVRINPLPKRTAQIVVDLVKETEFSVFYLKKAAGRPHRIVVDVKNPVEVQVKTEAKETLGKLKEKTVRIVVIDPGHGGEDPGAVGPRGIKEKDVCLKIARDLKTNIDQMDGMKAFLTRTGDYFVPLRKRTQIAKGLGADVFISLHANASRSKRAYGTEVFFLSASGATDEAAREVAIRENEADLAGGIAPEAEDDIVSILTDLKQSNTLVRSSELAEKIMDSLGRHHKLVTRGVKQARFTVLKSADFPSVLAEIAFISNASEATLLKSDEFHDDVATLLAGALRDYCMVYASLGSPSGTVTE
- a CDS encoding DUF523 domain-containing protein; protein product: MIIVSACLAGVACRYDGKSCPDEGVISLVKAGRALPVCPEQLGGLCTPREPAEIQHGDGADVLAGRTIVLDRAGRDVTGHFMKGATEVLRLAKLVAATEAIVRAESPSCGSGKISSRGELVPGDGVTVSLLKQHGINVSAR
- a CDS encoding M23 family metallopeptidase, with translation MKRRDITVLVVPHGNSKIRSYRIPVVWVKPLLILVPAALIFCFFLVGSSLNLMSVGHSLRGSRNESLTLRGKLEAISSAVEELRGTLSRNLEFEKRARVLADLGPIDEDVRLMGVGGPEPAVLEPSSASDRVLAEDVKTTEMELDELIRQTRLQTESLTEVVTKFEERRDLWNHTPSICPVPGGFMSSGFGARIDPFTGSRSFHEGVDICAPRGTQVLATADGTVRFASRHAGYGLMLGIDHGNGITTWYAHVDGINVANGQSVRRNQIVATVGTSGRVTAPHVHYEVHTNLKPVDPLRYILPANAVVD
- a CDS encoding UDP-2,3-diacylglucosamine diphosphatase, coding for MTNKVYFVADAHLGANEELEKRTVPALLCLLDEVARDGASLYVLGDLFDFWFEFKHGVPKIHIEVLAKLYELKGAGCPIVFLAGNHDFWMGNFLERELGATVCADSIECEIQGKRVFLSHGDGLATGDVGYKILKKILRSKINVALYRLIHPDVAVPFALACSRLGRKTSVAEMKLIAEKLFREVALKKFERGLDLVVMGHVHLPYEREHGGRKFFIVGDWIESLSYLVMEGGQVRRMAWPLRW